CTATGTTGACCATATTCTGGAATCAAAATCGTTGGTAGCAACTACGCAGATCGCCAAAGACTATGGAATGTCAGCGGTGCGATTTAACCGGATTCTGAACGATATGAAAATCCAGTACAAGGTTAATAAACAGTGGGTGCTCTACTCAAAATATCAGAATTGCGGCTATGTGCATAGTAAAACAATCGATATTACAAGGAGCAACGGAGATCCGGATGTAACAATGCAGACGCAGTGGACACAGAAAGGGCGCTTGTTTTTATACGAGGAGCTTAAGAAAAACGGCATCTATCCAGTAATTGAGCTGAACGCAGCATAAGGAGGTACGCATGAGCGATAAAGATAAAAAAGAAATTGCAGAAATGGTAAGAAAGGCAAAGCATCTGGCAGAAAATGATCCGCAGGGATTTATGCTCGCTAAAAATAGTATAGATATTTTAAAGGCGAGATCTGACATGGATGCAGTAGATGAAAAAGAGAATAACTAGGACAACATATCTCGGACAATCCATCCAGCATACATAGTAGAGAGGTGATTTTATGAAGCCAGATATGGAAAAAATCATGCAAGTGTTGATATCTCTTATCGAAGAACAGGAACATGTGAAAATTGATTACACACTCGAAAAGAGGACAGAAGAGGAAACCGCCTAGGCGGTAGAAGGGAGGACAAGCTATGAAAAGGCTAACAGTAAACAAGATCGAGAAATTTATCCAGACACTGGAATCCACAGAAAGGCTTGGTTGGTATTCTGAGGAGCAAAAGTTGCACGCAATCGCCTGTTTAAACAATTACTGCAGGGAACTGGAGTATCAAGGAAGAAAATCCGTGAAATTAAAGGAGGAAGAACATGGAAATTAAAGGAACTTACCATTGCCAGACTACTCAACAGCCCAACGCTTTAAACAGTTGGGATATCCGGTCAGTCTCCGTAGAGCTGCCAGAAGAAAAGGACAAGCCTTACTGGATCAGAGCTGGAGTGGCAGTGATCGGGTTTATCTTGGTGATGCTGGCGTGGTATCTAGCAGTCGGGTATTAAAAAAGAGTGCTGTCACAGGGCGGCAACCCTCGAGCACTCAAGAAATTAAATCATTTAAATTGTAGACGAAAAGGAGAGAAATGTAAATGAAAAAATTTGAATTAACCAGAGAATTTGTAACTTTTTTAGGAAAGAAGCTCTTTAGAATCAAGGCTCTTGTGTCGTTTGGTGACGTAAAAGAAGGAGAATTGGGTGGCCTTGTAGAGAAAGAAGAGAACCTTGATCAGTCCGGTAACGCTTGGGTATACGGTAACGCTCAGGTATCCGGTGACGCTTGGGTATGCGGTGACGCTCAGGTATACGGTGACGCTCGGGTATGCGGTAACGCTTGGGTATACGGTAACGCTCAGGTATACGGTGACGCTCGGGTATACGGTGACGCTCGGGTATACGGTAACGCTTGGGTATACGGTAACGCTTGGGTATACGGTAACGCTTGGGTATACGGTAACGCTTGGGTATGCGGTGACGCTCAGGTATACGGTGACGCTTGGGTATGCGGTAACGCTTGGGTTCAAAACTGCCGCGATTATTCTGCTACAAGCTGTTTCGGGTCAGAAAATAGGACGACAACATTTTTCCGCACGAAAGACGGCGGAATCAGCGTGAGATGTGGATGTTTTTACGGAACACTTAATGAATTTAGAGAAAAGGTGAAAGAACGGCACGGAGACAGCCGGACTGCAAAGGAATATTTGATGTTAGCAGATTTGATGGAGTTTAGATTTCCCAAGGATGAGTAGGAGGATAAGCAATGGATAGAAAGAAAATGCATAAACTTTTGGACTTAGTTCTTGATATCCACGAGCGTGGAATAGGTGAGAACGGGTATCCGTACGTAAGCGTTGAATTTTCGAATTACGGTAGCAGAATATTTTTATGCGCACAAGAAAACGGATTTGTTGCTGATGGAAATTACGATTTGTTTGACGGGATTGCAACAGATAAGCAACTAGATGATGCAATCGTTTTGGCAAAAGTATTACTGGAAAAAGCAGTAGATATGGTGGGTAAATAATATGTGCGGATATACAGAAGAACTGGAAGAAATAACAGATCAAGAAGCGGCTGAAAAAGACAGATATTTTAGGGTGCGCAAAAGGCACTATCAGAATTATTGTGATTTTATGGAGGAAATAACAAGTGGCAACATTATACGAGATTGACGAAGAGATTTTAAATTGTGTAGATCAGGAAACAGGAGAGATTATCGACCCGGAAAAGCTGGCACAGTTGCAGATGGATTTTGATAAAAAGGTAGAGGGAATTGCTCTCTGGATCAAAAACCTCTTATCTGATGCAGAAGCAATCAAGGCAGAGAAAAACAAACTGGCTGACCGCCAGAAAACATGTGAAAACAAGGCAAGAAACTTGAAAGAATACCTGTCTGGTTATTTATGTGGTGAAAAATTTAAGACACCAAGAGTCAGCATTTCTTATCGAAAATCAGAGAGTGTAGAAGTGCAAGACGTTTCAAAGCTGGATGAAGAATACTTGAAGTTCACTGATCCAGAAGTGGACAAGACCAAGGTGAAAAAAGCCCTGAAAGATGGGGTTGAACTCTCTGGCGTTGTATTGGTGCAGAATAATAATATTCAGATTCGGTAGGGTGGAAATATGGAATTTAGGACATTAAAAGCGAATGAGATTGAATGCCGTATCGCAACGGTGAAGAGTAATGGGATATCGCTGCTACTATATAAAGACGCAAGGTGCGACATGAATATCTTGGATGAAACTGTAGGAAAGTTAAATTGGAAAAGAGAACACAGCAGAGACAACGCAAACTGCACCGTGAGTATATGGGATAACGATAAAGGCATCTGGGTTCCAAAAGAAGACACGGGAACAGAAAGCTTTACCGAAAAAGAAAAGGGTCTTGCATCTGACAGCTTTAAGAGAGCTTGCTTTAATTGGGGAATTGGGAGAGAGTTGTATACTGCCCCATTTATCTGGATTCCATCTGACTGGTGCGAAATAAAAGCTTCTGGCAGGAAAGATCAGAGAGGAAATGATGTTTTAACGTGCTACGACAAGTTTTCGGTGGAAAAAATATTATATGATGAAAATCGCTGTATTTCCGCAATTTCCATTGTTAAATTACTTAAAAATGGTGGAAAAGTCAGAGTTTTTGTTGCTGATAACAGGGAGAAAAAATGAAATTTACAGGAAAATTAAAAGGCCGTTTGATAGATTGCCACACTATCCTATTCGAATCCGTAGAGGACTTCCGACAAGCCTACGATGAACTGAAAGATT
This window of the Mediterraneibacter gnavus ATCC 29149 genome carries:
- a CDS encoding siphovirus Gp157 family protein encodes the protein MATLYEIDEEILNCVDQETGEIIDPEKLAQLQMDFDKKVEGIALWIKNLLSDAEAIKAEKNKLADRQKTCENKARNLKEYLSGYLCGEKFKTPRVSISYRKSESVEVQDVSKLDEEYLKFTDPEVDKTKVKKALKDGVELSGVVLVQNNNIQIR